In Firmicutes bacterium ASF500, a single genomic region encodes these proteins:
- the rpsD gene encoding 30S ribosomal protein S4: MARNMQPIAKRCKALNLSPAAMGYAKKTTNRNPKGQMRKKQSEYAMQMTEKQKVKFVYGIMEKQFRMYYEKANRMQGKTGENLLTLIERRLDNVVYRLGFAMTRREARQLTTHGHFTVNGQRVDVPSYLVKVGDVIEVREKSRASVKFKRLTGEDAPVVNVAKWLDRNKNTLQGTVVAMPTRDDIDFPVEEHLIVELYSK; the protein is encoded by the coding sequence ATGGCTAGAAATATGCAGCCCATCGCCAAGCGGTGCAAGGCGCTGAACCTGTCCCCCGCCGCCATGGGCTATGCCAAGAAGACGACCAACCGCAACCCCAAGGGCCAGATGCGCAAGAAGCAGTCTGAGTACGCCATGCAGATGACCGAGAAGCAGAAGGTCAAATTCGTCTATGGCATCATGGAAAAGCAGTTCCGTATGTACTACGAGAAGGCCAACCGCATGCAGGGCAAGACGGGCGAGAACCTGCTCACCCTCATCGAGCGCCGGCTGGATAACGTGGTCTACCGCCTGGGCTTCGCTATGACCCGCCGCGAGGCCCGTCAGCTCACCACCCACGGCCACTTCACCGTCAACGGCCAGCGGGTGGATGTGCCCTCCTACCTGGTCAAGGTGGGCGACGTGATCGAGGTCCGGGAGAAGAGCCGCGCCTCCGTCAAGTTTAAGCGCCTGACCGGCGAGGACGCCCCTGTGGTCAATGTGGCCAAGTGGCTGGACCGCAACAAGAATACCCTCCAGGGCACCGTCGTTGCTATGCCCACCCGGGACGACATCGACTTCCCCGTGGAAGAGCACCTCATCGTCGAGCTGTATTCTAAGTAA
- the rpmD gene encoding 50S ribosomal protein L30 — protein sequence MANLNIKLVKSLNGRIVKHKATAEALGLRKIGDTTVQPDNEATRGKIAHIGYLLQVTEEN from the coding sequence ATGGCTAATCTGAATATTAAGCTGGTCAAGAGCCTCAACGGCCGCATCGTCAAGCACAAGGCGACCGCCGAGGCCCTGGGCCTCCGCAAGATCGGCGACACCACCGTGCAGCCCGACAACGAGGCCACCCGCGGCAAGATCGCCCATATCGGCTACCTGCTCCAGGTGACCGAGGAAAACTAA
- the rplQ gene encoding 50S ribosomal protein L17, translating into MSQKNRKLGRTSDQRRAMLRAMVTYLLENGQIKTTVTRAKEVAPVAEKMITLAKDNTLASYRQALSYITKEDVANKLFKEIGPKYADRNGGYTRIVRIGPRRGDAAEMAIIQLV; encoded by the coding sequence ATGTCTCAGAAGAACCGCAAGCTGGGCCGTACCAGCGATCAGCGCCGGGCCATGCTCCGGGCTATGGTCACCTATCTGCTGGAGAATGGGCAGATCAAGACCACCGTCACCCGCGCCAAGGAAGTGGCTCCCGTGGCCGAGAAGATGATTACCCTGGCCAAGGATAATACCCTGGCCTCCTACCGTCAGGCCCTGTCCTACATCACCAAGGAGGATGTGGCTAATAAGCTGTTTAAGGAGATCGGGCCCAAGTACGCCGACCGCAACGGCGGCTACACCCGGATCGTCCGCATTGGCCCCCGGCGCGGCGACGCCGCTGAGATGGCCATTATTCAGCTGGTTTGA
- the rpsM gene encoding 30S ribosomal protein S13, with the protein MARIAGIDLPREKRIEIGLTYIYGIGRTSANKILAKAGVNPDTRVKDLTEEDEAKLREVISHDYTVEGDLRRNVAMDIKRLTEIGCYRGIRHRKGLPVRGQRSKTNARTRKGPKRTVANKKK; encoded by the coding sequence ATGGCTCGTATTGCCGGTATTGACCTGCCGAGAGAGAAGAGAATCGAGATCGGCCTCACTTATATCTACGGCATTGGGCGCACCAGCGCCAACAAGATCCTGGCCAAGGCCGGGGTAAACCCTGACACCCGCGTAAAGGACCTCACCGAGGAGGATGAGGCCAAGCTGCGCGAGGTCATCAGCCACGACTATACTGTGGAAGGCGACCTGCGCCGCAACGTGGCGATGGACATCAAGCGTCTCACCGAGATCGGTTGCTACCGGGGCATCCGCCACCGCAAGGGGCTGCCCGTCCGGGGCCAGCGTTCCAAGACTAACGCCCGTACCCGCAAGGGTCCCAAGCGTACCGTCGCCAATAAGAAGAAGTAA
- the ygcP gene encoding putative protein YgcP encodes MRPELHLFETNPIIAAVKDERQLEKTFALENDILFFLFGNICTIGSLVRRAKEAGKLAFVHLDLTQGLSSKDVAADFAKEYARADGVISTRPALLCRAKALGLITVLRVFLVDSLSLDNLNKQIAACDPDLIEIMPGVMPKVIRQVCQTVRRPVITGGMISDKEDVIAALSAGALCVSTSCEELWQDV; translated from the coding sequence ATGCGGCCTGAGCTACATTTGTTCGAGACAAATCCGATCATTGCTGCGGTCAAGGACGAGCGGCAGCTGGAAAAGACCTTCGCCCTGGAGAATGACATCCTGTTTTTCCTGTTCGGCAACATCTGCACCATCGGCAGTCTGGTCCGGAGGGCAAAGGAGGCGGGCAAGCTGGCCTTTGTCCATCTGGACCTTACCCAGGGGCTGTCCAGCAAGGACGTGGCCGCCGACTTCGCAAAGGAGTACGCCCGGGCCGACGGGGTAATCAGCACCCGTCCCGCCCTGCTCTGCCGGGCGAAGGCCCTGGGGCTGATCACCGTACTGCGGGTCTTTCTGGTGGACTCCTTGTCTTTGGACAACCTGAACAAGCAGATCGCCGCCTGCGACCCCGACCTGATCGAGATCATGCCCGGTGTCATGCCCAAGGTAATCCGTCAGGTGTGCCAGACCGTCCGCCGCCCGGTTATCACCGGGGGGATGATCTCCGACAAGGAGGACGTGATCGCCGCCCTCTCCGCCGGAGCGCTGTGCGTGTCCACCTCCTGCGAGGAGCTTTGGCAGGACGTATAA
- the infA gene encoding Translation initiation factor IF-1, with protein MAKDDMIELEGVVTEALPNTTFHVDIGNGHIILAHISGKLRMNFIRILPGDKVTIQMSPYDLTRGRITWRSK; from the coding sequence TTGGCAAAAGATGATATGATCGAATTGGAGGGCGTCGTCACCGAGGCCCTGCCCAATACCACGTTCCATGTGGATATCGGAAATGGACACATCATCCTGGCACATATTTCCGGCAAGCTGCGGATGAACTTCATCCGCATCCTGCCCGGCGACAAGGTGACCATTCAGATGTCGCCCTACGACCTCACCCGAGGCCGGATCACTTGGCGCTCCAAGTGA
- the secY gene encoding Protein translocase subunit SecY produces the protein MIQTIRNAWRVPELKKKILFTIMALLIFRLGSAIPVPYIDGESLKQYMDSQTGILGLMNAMSGSAFSMATVFALSIQPYINSSIIIQLLTVAIPALERLQKEGGEEGRKKIASITRYTTVAIALVQGFGYYALVNGYGMVNGGTLNKFWVGLVIVISFTAGSAFLMWLGEQITEFGIGNGISIILFAGIVSRFPRMIMDGFNGFQTWLVVNAGTAGLMAKNKDMTEEVAQQYINALKPSALAPWTLALIVVGMLALVVFIVYINNAERRIPVQYAKRVVGRKMYGGQSTHIPMKVSMAGVMPIIFAQSIASLPATICGFMGITEKSEGFGGGMMRLFDTTKPFYSVLYFLLIVGFSYFYSTMAFNPIEVANNLKKNGGFIPGLRPGKPTCDFLMKVLNKITMFGALYLSVIAIAPIITGNLVGYQSLAIGGTSVIIVVGVALETVKQMEAQMLMRHYKGFLE, from the coding sequence ATGATTCAGACCATTCGCAACGCCTGGCGGGTTCCTGAGCTGAAAAAGAAGATCCTGTTCACCATTATGGCGCTTCTGATTTTCCGTCTGGGCTCCGCCATCCCCGTGCCCTATATCGACGGCGAGTCCCTGAAGCAGTATATGGACAGCCAGACCGGCATTCTGGGCCTGATGAACGCCATGAGCGGCTCCGCCTTCTCTATGGCTACCGTCTTCGCCCTGTCCATCCAGCCGTATATCAACAGCTCCATCATCATCCAGCTGCTCACCGTCGCCATCCCCGCTCTGGAGCGTCTCCAGAAGGAGGGCGGCGAGGAGGGCCGGAAGAAGATCGCCTCCATCACCCGGTACACCACCGTGGCCATCGCCCTGGTCCAGGGCTTCGGCTACTATGCCCTGGTCAACGGCTATGGCATGGTCAATGGCGGCACCCTGAACAAGTTCTGGGTGGGTCTGGTGATCGTGATCTCCTTCACCGCCGGCTCCGCCTTCCTGATGTGGCTGGGCGAGCAGATCACCGAGTTCGGCATCGGCAACGGTATCTCTATTATCCTGTTCGCCGGTATCGTCTCCCGCTTCCCCCGGATGATTATGGATGGCTTCAACGGCTTCCAGACCTGGCTGGTCGTCAACGCCGGCACCGCCGGCCTGATGGCTAAGAACAAGGACATGACCGAGGAGGTCGCTCAGCAGTATATCAATGCTCTGAAGCCCAGCGCCCTGGCCCCCTGGACCCTGGCTCTGATTGTGGTCGGCATGCTGGCCCTGGTGGTTTTCATCGTCTATATCAACAACGCTGAGCGCCGCATTCCCGTCCAGTACGCCAAGCGCGTCGTGGGCCGGAAGATGTACGGCGGCCAGTCCACCCACATCCCCATGAAGGTGAGCATGGCTGGCGTTATGCCCATCATCTTCGCTCAGTCTATCGCCTCTCTGCCCGCCACCATCTGCGGCTTTATGGGCATCACTGAGAAGAGCGAGGGCTTCGGCGGCGGCATGATGCGGCTGTTCGACACCACCAAGCCCTTCTACAGCGTGCTGTATTTCCTGCTCATCGTGGGCTTCAGCTATTTCTACTCCACCATGGCCTTCAATCCCATTGAGGTTGCCAACAACCTGAAGAAGAACGGCGGCTTTATCCCCGGCCTGCGGCCCGGAAAGCCCACCTGTGACTTCCTCATGAAGGTGCTCAACAAGATCACCATGTTCGGGGCTCTGTACCTGTCCGTGATTGCCATCGCCCCCATCATCACCGGCAATCTGGTGGGCTATCAGTCCCTGGCCATCGGCGGCACGTCCGTCATCATCGTGGTGGGCGTCGCCCTGGAGACCGTGAAGCAGATGGAGGCCCAGATGCTCATGCGGCATTACAAGGGCTTCCTGGAGTAA
- the rpsK gene encoding 30S ribosomal protein S11 has product MAANKGKKVVRKRRERKNVERGQVHIRSSFNNTMVTVTDAQGNALSWASSGGLGFRGSRKSTPYAAQTAAETAAKAAMEYGLKTVEVYVKGPGQGREAAIRALQAVGLEVTLIKDVTPVPHNGCRPPKRRRV; this is encoded by the coding sequence ATGGCTGCGAACAAAGGTAAAAAAGTGGTGCGTAAGCGCCGCGAGCGTAAGAACGTAGAGAGGGGCCAGGTGCATATCCGCTCCTCCTTTAACAACACCATGGTCACCGTCACCGACGCGCAGGGCAACGCCCTGTCCTGGGCCTCCTCCGGCGGCCTGGGCTTCCGCGGTTCCCGTAAGTCCACCCCTTACGCCGCTCAGACCGCCGCCGAGACGGCTGCCAAGGCCGCGATGGAGTATGGTCTGAAGACCGTGGAGGTCTATGTGAAGGGCCCCGGCCAGGGCCGTGAGGCCGCCATCCGGGCGCTGCAGGCCGTGGGCCTGGAGGTCACCCTCATCAAGGACGTGACTCCCGTTCCCCACAACGGCTGCCGGCCCCCGAAGCGCCGCCGTGTCTGA
- the rpmJ gene encoding 50S ribosomal protein L36: MKVRPSVKPMCEKCKVIKRKGKVMVICENPKHKQRQG, translated from the coding sequence ATGAAAGTCAGACCGTCCGTGAAGCCCATGTGCGAGAAGTGCAAAGTCATTAAGCGCAAGGGCAAAGTCATGGTAATTTGCGAAAACCCCAAGCATAAGCAGAGACAAGGTTAA
- the rplF gene encoding 50S ribosomal protein L6, whose translation MSRIGRAPIAIPAGVEIKVEDNNVVTVKGPKGTLTQQFNPNMAIAMENGELKVTRPNDAKENRALHGLTRTLINNMVVGVTEGFKKELDVNGVGYRVAKEGNKLVMNLGYSHQVIVEEVEGITIEVPGPNKIIIHGCDKQKVGQFAAEVREKRPPEPYKGKGIKYTDEVIRRKAGKTGAKK comes from the coding sequence ATGTCTAGAATTGGTAGAGCTCCTATCGCCATTCCCGCCGGAGTGGAGATCAAGGTAGAGGACAACAACGTTGTCACCGTCAAGGGCCCCAAGGGCACCCTGACACAGCAGTTCAACCCCAACATGGCCATCGCCATGGAGAACGGTGAGCTGAAGGTCACCCGTCCCAACGACGCCAAGGAGAACCGCGCGCTCCACGGCCTGACCCGCACCCTTATCAACAACATGGTGGTGGGCGTGACCGAGGGCTTCAAGAAGGAGCTGGACGTCAACGGCGTGGGCTACCGCGTGGCCAAGGAGGGCAATAAGCTGGTGATGAACCTGGGCTATTCCCATCAGGTCATCGTGGAGGAGGTCGAGGGCATCACCATCGAGGTCCCCGGCCCCAACAAGATCATCATTCACGGCTGCGACAAGCAGAAGGTGGGCCAGTTCGCCGCCGAAGTGAGAGAGAAGCGTCCCCCCGAGCCTTACAAGGGCAAGGGCATCAAGTATACTGACGAGGTCATCCGCCGCAAGGCTGGTAAGACCGGCGCCAAGAAGTAA
- the adk gene encoding Adenylate kinase codes for MKLILLGAPGAGKGTQAEILSAKLSIPTISTGNILRAAIKVGTPTGLEAKRYMDAGKLVPDSVIIGIVADRLQQPDCARGFILDGVPRTIGQAEAIDQAGITFDRVLSIEISDGEIEERMSGRRVCQSCGAPFHVKARPPKQEGVCDSCGGQLVQREDDRAETVRKRLAVYHEETEPLKGFYEAKGILVSVANQDTIEGTSKVMMEALGL; via the coding sequence ATGAAATTGATCCTTTTGGGCGCCCCCGGCGCCGGAAAAGGCACTCAGGCCGAGATCCTCAGTGCCAAGCTGAGTATCCCTACCATTTCTACCGGCAACATCCTCCGCGCGGCCATCAAGGTGGGGACCCCCACCGGACTGGAGGCCAAGCGCTATATGGACGCTGGCAAGCTGGTGCCCGATTCCGTCATCATCGGGATCGTGGCCGACCGGCTCCAGCAGCCTGACTGCGCCAGGGGCTTCATCCTGGACGGGGTGCCCCGCACCATCGGTCAGGCCGAGGCCATCGACCAGGCGGGCATCACCTTCGACCGCGTGCTGTCCATCGAGATCTCCGACGGAGAGATCGAGGAGCGCATGTCCGGCCGCCGGGTGTGCCAGAGCTGCGGCGCTCCCTTCCACGTGAAGGCCCGCCCCCCCAAGCAGGAGGGCGTGTGCGACTCCTGCGGCGGACAGCTGGTCCAGCGGGAGGACGACCGGGCCGAGACCGTCCGGAAGCGTCTGGCGGTCTACCACGAGGAGACCGAGCCCCTGAAAGGCTTCTATGAGGCCAAGGGCATTCTGGTCTCCGTGGCCAACCAGGACACCATCGAGGGGACCAGCAAGGTCATGATGGAGGCGCTGGGACTCTGA
- the rpoA gene encoding DNA-directed RNA polymerase subunit alpha, translating into MIEIEKPRIECVENPGDTSYGKYVVEPLERGYGTTLGNSLRRILLSSLPGTAVTSIKISGVQHEFTTIPGVKEDVTEIVLNVKSIIAKLYSEGVKTVHIEAAGECEVTAGDIKADADVEVLNPDLHIATLGPEASLSMELTLSHGRGYVSADKNKPAQSIIGVIPVDSIYTPVRKVNYTVENTRVGDATDYDKLTLEVWTNGTIDARDAVSLGARILCDHFTLFTDLSETMGSRSTVVEKAETQRDKVMEMTIDDMDLSVRSYNCLKRANINTVEDLISKTEEEMMKVRNLGRKSLEEVINKLSMMGLSLASEENN; encoded by the coding sequence ATGATAGAAATTGAAAAGCCCCGCATTGAATGTGTTGAAAATCCCGGTGACACCTCCTACGGCAAGTACGTGGTGGAGCCCCTGGAGCGGGGTTATGGCACCACTCTGGGCAACTCGCTGCGGCGGATCCTGCTGTCCTCCCTGCCCGGCACTGCGGTGACTTCTATCAAGATCTCCGGGGTACAGCACGAGTTTACCACCATCCCCGGCGTCAAGGAGGACGTGACCGAGATCGTCCTCAACGTGAAGAGCATCATCGCCAAGCTGTACAGCGAGGGCGTGAAGACGGTCCATATCGAGGCCGCCGGCGAGTGCGAGGTCACTGCCGGCGACATCAAGGCGGACGCCGATGTGGAGGTCCTGAATCCCGACCTGCACATTGCCACCCTGGGCCCGGAGGCCAGTCTGTCTATGGAGCTGACCCTGTCTCACGGCCGGGGCTATGTCTCCGCCGACAAGAACAAGCCCGCCCAGTCCATCATCGGGGTCATCCCTGTGGACTCTATCTACACCCCCGTCCGCAAGGTCAACTATACGGTGGAGAACACCCGCGTGGGCGACGCCACCGATTACGACAAGCTGACCCTGGAGGTGTGGACCAACGGCACCATCGACGCCCGGGACGCCGTCTCCCTGGGAGCCCGCATCCTGTGCGACCACTTTACCCTGTTTACCGACCTGTCTGAGACCATGGGCAGCCGCTCCACCGTGGTGGAGAAGGCCGAGACCCAGCGGGACAAGGTGATGGAGATGACCATCGACGACATGGACCTGTCCGTCCGTTCCTACAACTGCTTGAAGCGGGCCAACATCAACACGGTGGAGGACCTGATCTCCAAGACGGAGGAAGAGATGATGAAGGTCCGGAACCTGGGCCGCAAGTCCCTGGAGGAGGTCATCAACAAGCTGTCCATGATGGGCCTGTCCCTGGCCAGCGAGGAAAACAATTAA
- the map gene encoding Methionine aminopeptidase 1, translated as MALEMISLKSQREIEAMRRAGRLTAQARALAGSMVRPGITTHEIDRAVRRFIESHGAKPSFLGYGGFPGSACISVNEVVIHGIPGPRKLKEGDIVSVDVGAFIGGFHGDCAATYPCGQVSEEASKLIQVTQQSFWEGIKNARRGCRVSDIGHAVQVYVESFGFSVVRDFVGHGVGARLHEAPEVRNFGPAGHGPRLQPGMTIAVEPMVCAGGWQVENREGSWTTVTKDGSLAAHYENTILITEDGPEILTVTEDGAYV; from the coding sequence ATGGCGCTGGAAATGATTTCGCTGAAATCCCAGCGGGAGATTGAGGCTATGCGCCGGGCCGGGCGGCTCACCGCCCAGGCCCGGGCCCTGGCCGGCTCCATGGTCCGCCCGGGGATTACCACCCACGAGATCGACAGAGCGGTCCGCCGCTTTATCGAGAGCCACGGGGCCAAGCCCTCATTTCTGGGCTACGGCGGCTTTCCCGGCTCGGCCTGCATCTCGGTGAACGAGGTGGTCATCCACGGCATCCCCGGCCCCCGGAAGCTGAAGGAGGGCGACATCGTCAGCGTTGACGTGGGTGCCTTCATCGGCGGCTTTCATGGGGACTGCGCCGCCACCTACCCCTGCGGCCAGGTGAGCGAGGAGGCGTCCAAGCTGATTCAGGTCACCCAGCAGAGCTTTTGGGAGGGTATCAAAAATGCCCGCCGGGGTTGCCGGGTGAGCGATATCGGCCACGCGGTCCAGGTCTATGTGGAGTCCTTCGGATTCTCCGTGGTCCGGGACTTTGTGGGCCACGGCGTGGGCGCGAGGCTCCATGAGGCCCCCGAGGTACGTAACTTCGGCCCCGCCGGCCACGGTCCCCGGCTCCAGCCGGGCATGACCATCGCCGTGGAGCCTATGGTGTGCGCCGGAGGCTGGCAGGTGGAAAACCGCGAGGGCAGCTGGACCACCGTTACCAAGGACGGCTCCCTGGCCGCCCACTACGAAAATACGATCCTCATCACCGAGGACGGTCCGGAGATTCTGACCGTCACGGAGGACGGGGCCTATGTTTGA
- the rplR gene encoding 50S ribosomal protein L18: MINRPDTRSQRIKRHKRVRAKISGTPERPRLSVFRSGTNIYAQVIDDVNGVTLVSASSLEKDFKVDGTKSDAAKQVGVNVAERAKAKGIDTVVFDRGGYVYHGRVKALAEGAREGGLQF; encoded by the coding sequence ATGATCAACAGACCCGATACTCGCTCTCAGCGCATCAAGCGCCACAAGCGCGTGCGTGCTAAGATTTCCGGCACGCCCGAGCGTCCCCGCCTCAGCGTCTTCCGCAGCGGGACCAACATCTACGCCCAGGTCATCGACGATGTGAACGGCGTCACCCTGGTCTCCGCTTCTTCCCTGGAGAAGGACTTTAAGGTGGACGGCACCAAGTCCGACGCCGCCAAGCAGGTGGGCGTAAACGTGGCTGAGCGTGCCAAGGCCAAGGGCATCGACACCGTGGTGTTTGACCGCGGCGGCTATGTCTATCACGGCCGCGTGAAGGCTCTGGCCGAGGGCGCCCGCGAGGGCGGCCTGCAATTCTAA
- the rpsH gene encoding 30S ribosomal protein S8: protein MQITDPIADMLTRIRNANNAKHDTVDVPASNMKKSIAQILLDEGYIKNFQLIDDGTQGVIRIALKYNAGKEKVISGLKRVSKPGLRVYAGADELPKVLRGLGIAIVSTSKGVMTDKKAREAHVGGEVLAFIW, encoded by the coding sequence ATGCAAATCACCGACCCTATCGCGGATATGCTGACCCGTATCCGCAACGCGAACAACGCCAAGCATGACACCGTGGACGTGCCCGCGTCCAACATGAAGAAGTCCATCGCGCAGATCCTGCTGGATGAGGGCTATATCAAGAACTTCCAGCTGATCGACGACGGCACCCAGGGCGTCATCCGCATCGCTTTGAAGTACAACGCCGGCAAGGAGAAGGTCATCTCCGGTCTGAAGCGGGTGTCCAAGCCCGGCCTTCGGGTGTACGCCGGCGCCGACGAGCTGCCCAAGGTCCTGCGCGGCCTGGGTATCGCCATTGTTTCCACGTCCAAGGGCGTCATGACCGACAAGAAGGCCCGCGAGGCCCATGTCGGCGGCGAAGTCCTGGCATTCATCTGGTAA
- a CDS encoding Anaerobic sulfatase-maturating enzyme, translating into MPPLSILLKPASSGCNLRCAYCFYADEASVRAAPNYGLMSKEVSHTLIDKAVGAAEGSVTFLFQGGEPTLAGLEFYRDFVAHVQDTFPRGLTAQYAIQTNGTLLDEEWCRFFREHRFLVGLSLDGNRACHDRFRRDGAGKGTYDQVLRAARLLDRAGVEYNVLTVVTGYLAKHIQSVFAALCKGGFRFQQYIPCLDPLEAERGGESYSLSPKEYEEFLKNLFDLWFRELEQGRYWSVRYFDNLVWMLRGHAPEQCSMRGCCSLQYLVEADGSVYPCDFYGLDQYRLGNILEHAWDELDQTREEIGFIAESRHVPERCKGCQWYLLCRNGCRRDRVPGLEGRSYYCQAYAGFFAYALPRLRRAGSMIGL; encoded by the coding sequence ATGCCCCCTTTGAGTATTTTATTAAAGCCGGCCTCCAGCGGCTGCAATTTGCGCTGTGCCTACTGCTTTTATGCTGACGAGGCCAGCGTCCGGGCGGCGCCCAACTACGGACTGATGTCCAAGGAGGTTAGCCATACCCTCATCGACAAGGCGGTGGGGGCGGCGGAGGGCTCAGTCACATTTTTGTTTCAGGGCGGAGAGCCCACCCTGGCTGGGCTGGAGTTTTACAGGGACTTTGTGGCCCATGTGCAAGATACCTTCCCCCGTGGGCTGACGGCGCAGTATGCTATCCAGACCAACGGGACGCTGCTGGATGAGGAGTGGTGCCGGTTTTTCCGGGAACACCGCTTTCTGGTGGGCCTGTCTCTGGACGGGAACCGGGCCTGTCACGACCGCTTCCGCCGGGACGGGGCGGGAAAGGGGACCTACGATCAGGTCCTGCGGGCCGCCCGTCTGCTGGACCGGGCGGGGGTGGAGTACAACGTCCTCACCGTGGTGACCGGGTACCTGGCCAAGCACATTCAGAGCGTCTTCGCCGCCCTGTGCAAGGGCGGATTCCGATTCCAGCAATACATCCCCTGCCTGGACCCGCTGGAGGCGGAGCGGGGCGGGGAGAGCTACTCCCTGTCCCCCAAGGAGTATGAGGAATTTTTGAAAAACCTCTTCGACCTCTGGTTCCGGGAGCTGGAGCAGGGCCGGTACTGGTCGGTCCGGTATTTTGACAATCTGGTGTGGATGCTCCGAGGGCACGCGCCGGAGCAGTGCTCCATGCGGGGGTGCTGTTCCCTGCAATACCTGGTAGAGGCCGACGGCTCCGTCTATCCCTGCGACTTCTACGGCCTGGACCAGTATCGCCTGGGGAATATCCTGGAGCACGCCTGGGACGAGCTGGACCAGACCAGGGAGGAGATTGGCTTTATCGCGGAGTCCCGGCACGTACCGGAGCGGTGTAAGGGGTGTCAGTGGTACCTCCTGTGCCGCAACGGCTGCCGCCGGGACCGCGTGCCCGGCCTGGAGGGGCGCAGTTACTACTGCCAGGCCTACGCCGGATTCTTCGCCTACGCCCTCCCCCGCCTGCGCCGGGCCGGCTCGATGATTGGTTTATAA
- the rpsE gene encoding 30S ribosomal protein S5, protein MARFEREPSEFVEKLVYLNRVSKTVKGGRVAKFSALMVVGDEKGRVGFGLGKAAEVPEAIRKGIEDAKKNMITVSLSGTTIPHEVIGEFGAGRVLMKPAAPGTGVIAGGPVRAVMEAIGIKDIRTKCLRSNNPQNVVSAAFEGLKALRTPEEVARVRGKSVEEILG, encoded by the coding sequence ATGGCTAGATTTGAGAGAGAGCCCAGCGAGTTCGTTGAGAAGCTGGTCTATCTGAACCGCGTATCCAAAACCGTCAAGGGCGGCCGCGTGGCCAAGTTCTCCGCCCTCATGGTCGTGGGCGACGAGAAGGGCCGCGTGGGCTTCGGCCTGGGCAAGGCCGCTGAGGTCCCCGAGGCCATCCGCAAGGGCATCGAGGACGCCAAGAAGAACATGATTACCGTGTCCCTGTCCGGCACCACCATCCCCCACGAGGTGATCGGTGAGTTCGGCGCCGGCCGCGTGCTGATGAAGCCCGCCGCTCCCGGTACCGGCGTTATCGCCGGCGGCCCCGTCCGTGCCGTGATGGAAGCCATCGGCATCAAGGACATCCGTACCAAGTGCCTGCGCTCCAACAACCCGCAGAACGTGGTCTCCGCCGCTTTCGAGGGCCTGAAGGCCCTGCGCACCCCCGAGGAAGTGGCCCGCGTCCGCGGCAAGAGCGTGGAAGAGATCTTGGGTTAA
- the rplO gene encoding 50S ribosomal protein L15, translated as MNLHELSPAPGSNTKAYRKGRGAGSGNGKTAGRGHKGQWARSGGGVRVGFEGGQMPLARRLPKRGFHNIFAKPLEAINVSALEKFEDGAVVDAQALLEKGILSKCQYGVKILGNGEISKKLIVKASAFSASAKEKIVAAGGKWEVV; from the coding sequence ATGAATCTGCATGAACTTTCCCCCGCCCCCGGCTCCAACACCAAGGCCTACCGCAAGGGCCGGGGCGCCGGCTCCGGCAACGGCAAGACCGCCGGCCGGGGTCACAAGGGCCAGTGGGCCCGTTCCGGCGGCGGCGTCCGCGTGGGCTTTGAGGGCGGCCAGATGCCTCTGGCCCGCCGCCTGCCCAAGCGGGGCTTCCACAACATCTTCGCCAAGCCCCTGGAGGCCATCAACGTCTCCGCCCTGGAGAAATTCGAGGACGGTGCTGTGGTGGACGCTCAGGCGCTCCTGGAGAAGGGCATCCTCTCCAAGTGCCAGTACGGCGTGAAGATCCTGGGCAACGGCGAGATCTCCAAGAAACTGATTGTAAAGGCCTCCGCTTTCTCCGCCTCCGCCAAGGAAAAAATCGTGGCTGCCGGCGGTAAGTGGGAGGTGGTCTGA
- the rpsN1 gene encoding 30S ribosomal protein S14, with translation MAKKSMILKQQKEPKFSSRRYNRCKLCGRPHAYLRDYGICRICFRELAYKGQIPGVRKASW, from the coding sequence ATGGCGAAAAAGTCTATGATCCTGAAGCAGCAGAAGGAGCCCAAGTTCTCCTCCCGCCGCTATAACCGCTGCAAGCTGTGCGGCCGTCCCCACGCCTACCTCCGGGACTACGGCATCTGCCGTATCTGCTTCCGGGAGCTGGCCTATAAGGGACAGATCCCCGGAGTGCGGAAAGCCTCCTGGTAA